The genome window GACGTTGGTCGCGCAAAGCATGTCGGTAATAATGAACACCAGCAGGAATAGCACAATGATGCCTACAACATCCTGGCCTGCAGGGGCTTCTGCCAGTTGCTGCTCAAAACTGGCCAGTTCTTGTGGAGTGAGGCTCTGGATTCGGTCTTTTACCTGATCCTGGCTCACGCCCATTTCAACCAGCTTGTCCTGGACTTCCTGTTTATCCAACATGCTCAGCAATTGCTGACGGTCCAGCTGAACCTGTTGTTCGCTGATCATTTCGCCAGTGCCCACCATGGCGGCGGTCGCAGTGGAGGACCAGACAGACCCAACGGTCAATAGAATGGCCAGAAGGAAAGAGACGTTTTTCAGGTGCTTTCTGATACCGGACATTTCATGCTCCTGTTATTAAAGGTATGCATCAAACAGTAGAGCACAGAACTATATATATTCAACATACAAAACTGTCATCCATTTCGGAGTTCCAGGCGTCGTTCAGACCAGTTCAGGATTGCCGACCGGGTGATCATTTTTCCGGCCAGCTCCGGAAAGGACTCGCGTATGACACTCCCGGCGAAGCCGGACAGGAAGTCGGACTTGAGTGCTGCCCGGGCTTTCTGCGCTCCGGGTTCCTGGTAGGGCGAAGAGGACAGTAGAAGGAAACCGTCGTCCGGAATCCTGCCACAGTCCATGTTGTTCTGGATGATACCGGCGGCCTGACGGATCGGGTGTGAGAGGTCGGGGCTGTAGGGCCCGATAATCAATGCGACGTTGGGTACGTGTAGAAAATCGAAGCCACGGCCAAGGCAGATCACCCATTCCCGGTGTTCGATGTTCAGTTCCCGGTCACTGTCCCGAATTTCCGCAATGTGGCGGATATTGCCCTGAACCAGGGGCAGCAAATCACGACGCACGGGGGAGGGCATGTCAGGGCAAAGTGCGGCGATCTCTGCGGCAACATCGTTCAGCCGGCTGACGGGAAAGTTCGCCAGATCCAGGCGTTGTTCCCGGGAACCGTGCAGTATCAGGGCGTCCTCGTCTGTCTCGAAGCCGCATACCAGCGGATAAACGGTCTGGTGCCCCGAGCCGAACAGATGTTCCATCTGGTGTTGAATCTGAAAGGCGTGGTCCATGGCAGCTTGCCTGTCGCAGGAGAAACCGGCGCAGCCTCGTTCCCGGGCACCTTTGGAATAGTGGTAAGTGATGATGACAAGCACTCGCCGGCCCTGGCTTACCGCTTCCTGAACGGTATCGGCAAGCATGTCACCAAGGTAGGGCCAGCCAAGCTCGAAGATGCCGCCAAGGTTGCGGAAGGGATGGATTACCCCCAGCGGGGTCTGGGTGGCAAAGGGAAGGTGAATGCGCCCGTCCATGCACTTCATGGCGATAATCAGAGTGTTGTGTTCCGCCAGATACCGTTGCCGGGCTAGATGGTTTTCCGGGCTGCAGAAACTGACGGAGTGTGAGTGACTGAGTTGCGTAAGCCAGTCAATTCGTTCGCCGATCGGTCTCGCATGGACGGGAGTCGTCATGCCGGTTGTCCTCCGGTGATTCAGAATGTGGAAAGCCCGGTGGCCTCCATGATGCGATAGCGCCAGTACCGGAATCGGGACTCGTCTGCCCAGGCTTCATACGGCAGACTCATCACCGGGTCGTCATCCGGGCCCAGCCGCCATTGCTGGTTAAAAAAACGGGTCGCCTTGTCCGCGATGGGAGAATCTTCTTTGACGGACACCGAGACGTTGGTTTCGAGATTCAGATCATCCAGATTACGACGGGTAAAATTGGCTGAGCCCAGCAGAATCCTGGTATGGCCTTTTTCCGGGCGCAGCATCAGGAGTTTACTGTGGCATTGTTCGCCCTGGGTATTACACCAACGTACAGGCACGCCGGCTTTATGCAGCTCCATGGCAACCTGTCGGTTTGGGATCCCGCTTTTGCTGTGGCCAAAAGCTTCGCTATTGGCATCCAGTAAAACCCGCAGTGCGGCACCGCGACCTGCTGCTGCGAGCAACGCTTCCACAACTTTGCGGTGGGACAGGTAAAAGACAGCAAGGTCCAGCCTGTCCCCGGTGCTGGCGGCATTTATCATGGTTAGTGCCGCGTCGAGAATGGCGGATTCTGTGAGAACGGCCACCTGTTCGCTGCTTTCGTGGTCTATACGGGCGTTCCTGTCCTCACGGCTGAGCCAGGCGTCGATCATCGATGTTTCGGCACCAGACATGGCCAGAACGGCCCTTTCGCTGCGCAGCACGTCCCTGACTGCAGGGCCGGTAAAGCTCAGCCCAAGATTGCTGTGCCGACTGCTGCCGTCGTGGGGGTTGGCGGAGGTTACCAGGGCACGCATTTCCGGGCCCTCATCGACTACGAGCAATTTACGGTGGTTTGCCTTGAAATTTGGCAGCGCCAGGTAGCTTCGCAAGGTTACAGGATGGTTGCCCAGGGCGTTATCCAGCCAGCCTCCCTCCGGATTGTTGCCGAACCACTGGCAACAAACCCGCCAGATTACCGACCATGCCGGGTTGCTGTCCCGGAGTGGCGGCAGGCTGGTCTCAACTACTGTTATGCCTTCCTGCCGAAGCGCTTCGAACCAGGGCGAAGTGGTGCCGCCATACATGGTGTTGAGAGGGTCGGAGATGACAACGATCTGCAGGCCTGGCCGGGCTCTCTTTCGGGAGATCAGTGCGTCGGTAAGCTGTTCTGCGAGGGGCCGGTGAACCGTGCCTTCGGGTTGGGTGCTGTTGTAGAGAAACATGTCCACAAGAACAAACTGCTCGGCCTGGCCAATCAGGCGAAAGACCTCGTCGAAGATTTCATGGTCCCTGGTTTCTGAACCGTTGTTGTAGTGTCGGGTAATGTCTGAAAGCAGTACCGGATCAACCAGAGGCGCGGCCGGACCGCGATAGCTGATACCGGGTGGTAGCGGCTTGTTCGTGTGGTATAGCCCGATCCCCACCAGTGCCAGTAATGTCAGACTGATCAATAACTTCAATGTCATTGCGACAGTTCCATCATGCTTTTTTGATTGTTGCGGCTACTATACGTGACCTTCCTCGCAGGTAAACAAACCCTTACAAAAAACCCGCTCTCGGCTGTATCGCCTTGCTCTGGCTGTTTCTAAACTAGTCAGATCAATCATTTAGAACAAAGTTGCCTGTGAATTCCATTTTTCGAATGTTCTCGCGTCTGTTCAGCCTCAGAGTACTGATCGTGTTTGCTGCGGCCCTGTTCGCTATTGCGGGGGATCGGCTTGGCTTTCTGAGCTGGGCTGACAGAGCTCTTTTCAGTGTTCTTGGCACACCTGACACTGGCAGCATTGTGGCACCGGTGGCGGTGGACTCCATGGACGCGGCATTGGCTGTCCGAGGTTTGACTGAACCCCTCTGGTCCGATCTGGCGATCAGGTCCGGTTTGATGGCGGCTGCCCTGTATCTGGTGCTTGCCGTTCCCCGTATGGGTGCTGCGGTTGCGCTTCCCGTTACGCTTTTACTGGGAGGTTCGCTGGTTGTCCTGCAGGCCGCGTTGATGTTTTATCGCAACGCGTGGCTGCCTCTCGGCGAGCCAATCACGCTCCTGGCACTCGGCTTCGTGGTGATGCTTTTCTGGCTGCAACCACATCGCCAGATAAAGGCGCTAACAGAGAATGTGCGTCATGCCCGGTTACGACTGGCCCGGCTGTTGCTGCAGCAGGGCCACCCGGATGAGGCCCTCGAGGCCTTGCTGGCCTGCCCATCCTGCGAGAACGCCCTGGAGCTTCGCTACCAGATTGCCATCCAGCAGGAGCGAAAACGCCAATATGAAAAGGCGGTCTCCACTTACCGGGGCATTCAGGAACAGCGAAAGGGCTTCCGAGACGTGACTGAACGGCTGGCAGCCTTGGAAAAACTGTCGTCCGACGCCACTGTCTTGCAGCCGGGCGGATTTGATAACACGCGTACTCTGCTGATGCCGGAGCAGTCGGTCAGCCGCCCGACGCTGGGGCGCTACGAGATTGAGCGGGAAATCGGCCGTGGTGCCATGGGTGTTGTCTACCTTGGAAAGGACCCGAAGATTGCCCGCACTGTTGCGATTAAAACCCTCAGCTATCAGGCCTTTGATGATGGCCAGTTGCAGGACCTGAAAGATCGTTTTTTCCGGGAAGCAGAAGCGGCCGGGCGGCTCAGTCATCCGTCGATTGTCACGGTTTACGATGTCGGAGAAGAGGCGGACCTGGCCTACATCGCCATGGATTACGCCCAGGGCCGGTCTCTGGGGGAGTTTGGTAAACCCGGCCGATTGCTACCGCTGCCAACCGTGCTGGATATTGTTGCCCGGGTGGCGGACGCGCTCGCCTATGCTCACAGTCAGAAGATTATTCACCGGGATATCAAACCCGGGAACATTATCTACAACCCCGATACCGGGGGTATCAAAATCACGGACTTTGGCATTGCCAAGATTTCCGATGATTCCCGTACCCGGACGGGCGCCGTTATGGGCAGCCCGCTTTACATGTCACCGGAGCAGCTCAAGGGCCAGAAGGTAACGGGCGCCTCGGACATCTACAGTCTTGGCATCACCCTGTACAAGCTGGTCAGTGGGGAGACTCCCTATCAGGGCGATACGCTTGCCAATCTGACATATCAGATCCTTAACAAGCGGCCACGCAGCGTACGTGAATTTAATGCGGAGCTTCCCAATGGGGTCGTCAGGTTGATCAACAAGGCGATCCAGCGGGAACCGGGCAAGCGTTTCGCCTCTGCCGCCAACATGGCTGAAGCCGTGCGCAGGCTGGCGGTCAGGGAAGCGAAGGAGGAGGTCTCCTGATGGCAGTTGGCGTTGCAGGCCGAAGCCACACCGGAACTGTCCGGGAAAGCAATCAGGATGTGGTTGCATGGCACGTCGCTGAGACCGGTGATTCTGCCCTGGTGATCATTGCCGACGGCATGGGCGGATATCAGGGTGGCGAAATAGCCAGCCGAATGGCGGCCGATACGATTTCGGAGTCTCTGGTCGCCGAGTTGGCCGCCACCTCGAATGACAAAATCCACGAGCGTCTCCAGGTCGCATTTTCTGTCGCCAATGAACGCATTCTGGACCGCCGGGCCTCGGAGCCGAAGCTCGACAAGATGGGCACAACCCTGGTGGTGGCCTGGATTGAAGGAAATACCGCCCACATCGCCCATGTCGGGGACTCACGGTGTTATCGGGTGAGAGATGGGGGCACAGCCTGTCTGACCCGTGACGATACCGTCGTCCAGAACATGCTGGAGGATGGCAGCATCACCGAAGCCGATGTACCGAACGTACCGTTCCGCAATGTTCTGACCCGTGCCGTCGGTGCCATGGAGCCGGTTGAGATGAGTTACCGGTGCGAGCATTTGCAGGCCGGTGACAGTCTGCTGCTGTGCTCGGACGGTTTAACCAATTCGGTCCCGGAACTGACCTGGGAACCGGTTTTGAGGGAGGCTGACAACAGGGAGGACGCAGTGCAGGTGTTGATCGATACCGCCCTGGAAAATGGGGCATCCGACAACGTATCTGTTGTTTTACTGACTTTGGATTAGCAGAGGAAACTGACATGGCATCGCTTTCACAACTGGTAGACAACGTGGTTGTAAACACGTTTGAACTGGGGCAGCCAGGAACCCGAATCGGCCGACGTGCCGATAATGACATCCGTATTGATGAGATCTCGGTGAGCGGCCAGCACGCGATGATTGAGGCCGTGCCGAATGCCTACCTGGAGGGCACCATCGACTACTACATTACCGATAACGAGAGCACCAACGGTACGTTCGTGAATGATATCCGTGTTAATGGCCGTCAGCGGCTGAACAGCAATGACATGGTGCGCGTAGGCTGGAATGAATTCCGCTTCATCGATGAGGAGGAAAATGCCCTGGAGAAAACAGCGTACATTCTTGATTGAGGATGGGGCCTCCTCGTTTGATCAGATCTTCTTCTGCAATAACAGTCCCGAGAAGCGTTCAAGCAGGCTTGAGGCTTCCGGGGCCGGCTCCACAGCCGCAATAAGCGCTTCCGGATCCAGGTCTTCGGCCGTCAGATCTGGTGCCTGTACTTTCAGATAGGCTCTCATGATCGTGTCCGAGAATTCCGGATGGAACTGAACGCCCCAGGCGGATGGCCCAACCCGGAAAGCCTGATGAGGTTCAAAACCGCCGCGACCCAGCAATACGGCGCCGGGCGGCAGTCTCAGCACTGACTGTTTATGGGTCAGCTGGGCCTTGAACTGGCCTGGAATTTCACGGAACAGGGGGTCGGAGCTGGCCTCAGGCAGCAACTCAACTGTCCGTGTGCCTGTTTCCCGACCTTTCGGGTGATAACCCACTTCGCCGCCCAGCGCATGTGCCAGAAGCTGGTGCCCGTAGCACACGCCGAGAACCGGAACCGACCTTTCAACTGCTTTGGCCAGCCACTGAGCCGTGTTTTCGCTCCAGGGGGCACGGTCGCTGACCATCGCCGGAGAGCCGGTAATTACGATGCCATCCCAGCTTTCGGGGCTGCCAGGGGATTCTCCGGACTCCACGTCGATGACGGTGAGCTCCAGCTCGGAAGACAGTCCACGAACGAACCAGTCCTCGAAATCGCCAAAATGTTCCCGGATGTCGGGGTAGGTGGTTCCCGTCTTGAGGATAACCACCCTGGTTCTTCGGTTCTGGGGGCCAGGTTCGATCAATGAAGGCTCCGTTGCTGGTGCAATGCGTTACTCGGCCTGTTCAGGCAGCTCGGCATTGTGGAAAACGTTCTGCACGTCGTCCAATTCATTCAGCATGTCGAGGAATTTCTCAAACATGGGGATATCGTCGCCTTCCACCGTAGTGGTGGTTTTGGGCAGGAACTGAATTTCATCCACCTCGAAATCAATGTCCTCGAAGGCATCCACCAGCGCCTGCCTTGCCTTGGCGTATTCAGTGTTAGGCGTGAAGACGGTGATCACCCCGCCTTCCTTCTCGATGTCGGAAACGTCAACATCCGCGTCCATCAGGGCTTCGAGCACGGCTTCTTCATCTTCGCCCTTGAAAACAAAAATCGCACTGTGGTCAAACATGTGAGCGACTGCGCCGGGCGTGCCAATTTTGGACTTGGTTTTGGTAAACGCCAGGCGGACATCGCCAAAGGTACGGTTAGGGTTATCGGTCAGGCAATCGACAATCACCATGCAGTTGCCGGGGCCATACCCCTCATAACGTGCCGGTGAGTAGTCCTCGCCAGCTCCGCCCTTCGCCTTTTCGATGGCTTTATCGATGACGTGGCTGGGCACCTGATCCTTCTTGGCGCGATCAATCAGGCCGCGAAGGGAAAGGTTGCCATCCGGATCCGTGCCGCCGGACTTGGCTGCCATGTAAATCTCTCGACCGTACTTACTGTAGACCTTGGTTTTTGCCGCAGCCGTCTTGGCCATGGATTCTTTACGGTTCTGGTAGGCTCTGCCCATTTGCGCTGCCTCTCTTTCTTTGGAAAAGGCCGGATTTTACTCAACAATGCCCCATTGGGACAGGCTTATTTGGCTTGAGAGCGGAGTGATAAGGAAGATTAAGGCTTCGTGAACTTGTTGTAACGATGAGCGGAAATTGATCTCTGACAGGTTTTTCTGAGTCAGCACGGGAGTATGCTGAAGTTATGGATCGGAGATACCTGGATGGGTATCGGCTGGTCTCTATCAAGTTGTTCCTGAAGCCGGGGAAAATCGGGCTGACGATGGAGGCTAATTCAATGAAAAGGACTATGATCTATTCCGCCGCACTTGTAACCGCGCTGACGCTGCCACTCTCAACTGCCTATGCTGCTGATCAAGATCAGGATCGCGATCAGATGCAGTTGCAGGACCAGACGCAGTTGAAGGACCGTGACGGCTACCCAATTACCGGTTACGACATGATGACGGAGCAGGAACGGGCGCAGTTTCGGGACCAGATGCGCTCTATGGATTCCATGGAAGAGCGCCAGGCCTACCGTGAGCAACATCATGAGAGAATGATGGAGCGAGCCCGCGCCCGGGGCATTGATGTTGAAAATCTGCCCCCCACCGCCGCAGGTCATCCCGATGGTAAGGGTATGATGAATGAGAAGGGGATGGGGCACAAAAAGATAGAGAGTGAAGGCATGGGTGGCGGAGGCCAGGGTGGTGGTAAAAACTGAGTCATACCCCGTGCCCACTGTCCTGCTCTATGCGGGCAGGGTTTGAACCGCAGAAGCAGCAGCCGGGAGGCTGCTGCTTCTTGTTTTCAGACGTAGTCTACCGGTCGGCTATAGCTGTCCTGCGTAACCAGATCAATCCCGCAGTCCATCTCGCTCACCCAGTTCAGGAAACGATCTACCATCTCGGGGCCCTCAAAACGTTTTCCATGCTGGGGAACGATCATGTCCACGTCCATTTCCCTGATCATGTTGGCCCAGAGCCGGCAGACTTTCTTTGATGCAATGTAACGGCGATGGAAGCCGATCATGCTGGGGATATGCTTGTCGAAATCTTTCACGGGCAGGTGGTCGTCCTCACCACCCAGAGATGCCCCCAGGTCCCCGGAGAAGAGGATTTTTGACACCGGATCATAGAACTGCAGGTTGCCCACGGAATGCATGAAATGGGCAGGCAGACATTGCAGGTACGAATCGCCGAACTTTACGTTGGCACCGGCATCGGGGACGCTGACAATGCGATCGTAAACGCTGCCACTGAGCTGGCTGGTGACGTAGCTGGAAACCAGGTGAGGCAGGAAGCGTGCCCAGAGCCGCGAAGTGACAATCTTGGCCCGGGTATGGACGATCCACCGGTCGATGGCTCCGATGATGTCCGGGTCCTGGTGGGAGGCAAACACGTAATCCATGTCGCGAATGTTCATATGCTTCGACGCTGCGACCGAGAGCGGCGTATAGGTCAGATCCCCGCCCGGATCAATCAGTGCTTCATGCTGGCCGTCAACAATCAGGAACTGGTTGGACTGGACACCCTCACCCGTTACCAGGGAATCGAACATCAGGCATTTATGGTTTCCGTTATCAAACAGAACAACTGGCTCGGCTGCCATATCGGTCTCCCGCTAAAAATAGAGTATCCGGCCACGATGACCGGATATTGCAAACTGCGCGGAGATTACAAAATTGGCAGAAGGGGACCATTGCCTCAGGTCAATTATCTGATATCCATCAAGTAATGTTTTGTATTTCCTGAGCATCCTCAGACCAGTTGAGGTACCCGCTTGATTCCCCGACGAATTCCCTGTTCCAGAGCGGTACTGACGACCTTGCCGGTGAACGGCACAATATCATCAAAGGTAATGGTGTAATTGATCCGGGTCTGGCCTTCGGGGGTGTCGTCAAAACGGATCCGGCCCATATGGTTTTTTATCGGGCTCATGCTGGTGATGGTGTATTCGATCAGCGAGTCTGGCTCGAAGTTGATCACCGTCTCTTCCAGCCCTACCGGACCAATACCGATCTTGCGGACAGAGCCGATGCCATTGGGATCTGCATATTGGCTGTCCTTGATGCGTTTAACCGGTGCACCCAGGAGTTTGCCAAAGCGGTTGTGGTCGGCAAACAGCGCGAAAACCTTGTTGCGGGGAGCATCAAGGATTTCATCGATTTGAATGGTATGTATGGCCATAGGCTCACTCTTGTTTTAGGTTACCTGTATCAAGGATATCTGTTTGCCTTCTACAACAAAAGTCGTAGAAATAGACAGATCCGGGTCTGTTCCGAAACGCTGTATCAGTGCCGTGCAGTGTGCCGGTAATCCCTTGGTGATTGCCCCATGACCTTCTTGAACAGCCGGGAAAAATAGTAGGCATCGTCATACCCGAGCCGCCGGCTGATATCGGCAAAACTGAGCTCTGTTGTGTCCAGGATCTGGCAGGCCCGCTCCACCTTTAGATGCAGGAAATGCTGGATGGGAGAGGTGCCGGTCTGCTCCCGGTAGCGGGTGGCAAAATGCGCCGGCGAGAGGCCTGCGAGATCCGCAAGTTGCTCCAGGGCGATCCTCTCGTCCAGGTGTTCGCGCATATAGTTATGGATGGTGTCGAGTTCGACCTTGCGGTCCTGACTGGTCTCGTCAGCATTGATCGGAACGGCTGCCAGAAGCTGGCGCAGGCGGTTGGCGGCATGAATCAGGCCCCGGGCCCGAAAGCCGGTCTGACGAACGGACAACAGGCCATTAAAATCCACGAGTAGTCGAGGTTGCCGGCCGAGATGGCGGATACGGGTCTGGCCATCAAACCCCATGTAATTGCGAAAATCCTCGGCGAGAGGTCCCGTGTAGTGTACCCAGTGAATTGTCCAGGGGTTGTCCGGGTCAGCGGTGTAGCGGTGATTGGCACCGGCCGGTAACAGCAGTAAATCGCCGGCCTCAACCGTGTAAGGCTCGCCCTGCACATTCAGAAAAGCCTTACCTTCCGTGCAGTAAACCAAAAGATAGTCGCTATGGTGTTCCCGGTGCATGTGGTGGCCGGTAGCCTTGCGGTAGTGCCCGAATGCCAGGGGGTAAAGGTCCCGGGTTAATGGGTGGCTAGCCAGTAGTCTGATGATCGGTGCGGGTACCACGTAGCGAATGCTGTTTTGCGGTACAGGCCACTGTGAGGTTTGAGTCATCGCTCTCGCCATTGTTTTTGAATATCGAAAGATAGTCCATCACGGGCGAAATTTAGTCAATCACCATCCTTGCCAACACCGTGCTAGGATTTTTGCAATCATGATCGAACCCTGCCGGGTCTCGGTCGGCTTCCCGCATAACAACAAACAGGGATATCAACATGAAAAATGTACCACTGTATCTTGCCGGTGAATTCATCCAGAGCCAGACTCAGGACTGGATCGAAGTTACCAACCCCGCCACCAACGAAGTGATCGCCAAGGCTCCGTGCACGACGCATTCGGAAATGGAGCAGGCCATCAAATACGCCAGCGAAGTTTACAAGACCTGGAAAGAGGTGCCTGTCTCCGAGCGCGCCCGGGTTATGCTCCGTTATCAGGCACTGCTGAAGGAACATCACGACGAGATCGCTGAAATTCTCGCGCAGGAAACCGGTAAAACCTTCGAAGACGCCAAAGGGGACGTATGGCGTGGTATCGAAGTGGTTGAGCACGCCGGAAACGTCGCCTCGCTGATGATGGGCGAGACCGTTGAAAACGTGGCCCGTGAAGTGGATACCCACTCCTGGATCCAGCCGCTGGGTGTTTGCGCCGGTATTACGCCGTTTAACTTCCCGGCCATGATTCCCCTGTGGATGTTCCCGATGGCGATTGTCTGCGGTAACACCTTCATCCTGAAGCCGTCTGAGCAGGATCCGCTGACACCGATGCGTCTGGCTGAGCTGTTTGAGCATGCCGGCGCGCCCAAGGGCGTCCTTCAGGTTGTTCACGGTGGTAAAGAACAGGTTGATACCCTGCTGACGGATCCGGCCATCAAGGCCGTTTCTTTCGTTGGCTCCGTTCCGGTAGGCCGTTATATCTATGAAACCG of Marinobacter sediminum contains these proteins:
- a CDS encoding PA2779 family protein, with protein sequence MSGIRKHLKNVSFLLAILLTVGSVWSSTATAAMVGTGEMISEQQVQLDRQQLLSMLDKQEVQDKLVEMGVSQDQVKDRIQSLTPQELASFEQQLAEAPAGQDVVGIIVLFLLVFIITDMLCATNVFPFVNCLR
- a CDS encoding carboxysome shell carbonic anhydrase, with the protein product MTTPVHARPIGERIDWLTQLSHSHSVSFCSPENHLARQRYLAEHNTLIIAMKCMDGRIHLPFATQTPLGVIHPFRNLGGIFELGWPYLGDMLADTVQEAVSQGRRVLVIITYHYSKGARERGCAGFSCDRQAAMDHAFQIQHQMEHLFGSGHQTVYPLVCGFETDEDALILHGSREQRLDLANFPVSRLNDVAAEIAALCPDMPSPVRRDLLPLVQGNIRHIAEIRDSDRELNIEHREWVICLGRGFDFLHVPNVALIIGPYSPDLSHPIRQAAGIIQNNMDCGRIPDDGFLLLSSSPYQEPGAQKARAALKSDFLSGFAGSVIRESFPELAGKMITRSAILNWSERRLELRNG
- a CDS encoding phospholipase D-like domain-containing protein, coding for MTLKLLISLTLLALVGIGLYHTNKPLPPGISYRGPAAPLVDPVLLSDITRHYNNGSETRDHEIFDEVFRLIGQAEQFVLVDMFLYNSTQPEGTVHRPLAEQLTDALISRKRARPGLQIVVISDPLNTMYGGTTSPWFEALRQEGITVVETSLPPLRDSNPAWSVIWRVCCQWFGNNPEGGWLDNALGNHPVTLRSYLALPNFKANHRKLLVVDEGPEMRALVTSANPHDGSSRHSNLGLSFTGPAVRDVLRSERAVLAMSGAETSMIDAWLSREDRNARIDHESSEQVAVLTESAILDAALTMINAASTGDRLDLAVFYLSHRKVVEALLAAAGRGAALRVLLDANSEAFGHSKSGIPNRQVAMELHKAGVPVRWCNTQGEQCHSKLLMLRPEKGHTRILLGSANFTRRNLDDLNLETNVSVSVKEDSPIADKATRFFNQQWRLGPDDDPVMSLPYEAWADESRFRYWRYRIMEATGLSTF
- a CDS encoding serine/threonine-protein kinase: MNSIFRMFSRLFSLRVLIVFAAALFAIAGDRLGFLSWADRALFSVLGTPDTGSIVAPVAVDSMDAALAVRGLTEPLWSDLAIRSGLMAAALYLVLAVPRMGAAVALPVTLLLGGSLVVLQAALMFYRNAWLPLGEPITLLALGFVVMLFWLQPHRQIKALTENVRHARLRLARLLLQQGHPDEALEALLACPSCENALELRYQIAIQQERKRQYEKAVSTYRGIQEQRKGFRDVTERLAALEKLSSDATVLQPGGFDNTRTLLMPEQSVSRPTLGRYEIEREIGRGAMGVVYLGKDPKIARTVAIKTLSYQAFDDGQLQDLKDRFFREAEAAGRLSHPSIVTVYDVGEEADLAYIAMDYAQGRSLGEFGKPGRLLPLPTVLDIVARVADALAYAHSQKIIHRDIKPGNIIYNPDTGGIKITDFGIAKISDDSRTRTGAVMGSPLYMSPEQLKGQKVTGASDIYSLGITLYKLVSGETPYQGDTLANLTYQILNKRPRSVREFNAELPNGVVRLINKAIQREPGKRFASAANMAEAVRRLAVREAKEEVS
- a CDS encoding Stp1/IreP family PP2C-type Ser/Thr phosphatase gives rise to the protein MAVGVAGRSHTGTVRESNQDVVAWHVAETGDSALVIIADGMGGYQGGEIASRMAADTISESLVAELAATSNDKIHERLQVAFSVANERILDRRASEPKLDKMGTTLVVAWIEGNTAHIAHVGDSRCYRVRDGGTACLTRDDTVVQNMLEDGSITEADVPNVPFRNVLTRAVGAMEPVEMSYRCEHLQAGDSLLLCSDGLTNSVPELTWEPVLREADNREDAVQVLIDTALENGASDNVSVVLLTLD
- a CDS encoding FHA domain-containing protein — translated: MASLSQLVDNVVVNTFELGQPGTRIGRRADNDIRIDEISVSGQHAMIEAVPNAYLEGTIDYYITDNESTNGTFVNDIRVNGRQRLNSNDMVRVGWNEFRFIDEEENALEKTAYILD
- a CDS encoding glutamine amidotransferase gives rise to the protein MIEPGPQNRRTRVVILKTGTTYPDIREHFGDFEDWFVRGLSSELELTVIDVESGESPGSPESWDGIVITGSPAMVSDRAPWSENTAQWLAKAVERSVPVLGVCYGHQLLAHALGGEVGYHPKGRETGTRTVELLPEASSDPLFREIPGQFKAQLTHKQSVLRLPPGAVLLGRGGFEPHQAFRVGPSAWGVQFHPEFSDTIMRAYLKVQAPDLTAEDLDPEALIAAVEPAPEASSLLERFSGLLLQKKI
- a CDS encoding YebC/PmpR family DNA-binding transcriptional regulator; the protein is MGRAYQNRKESMAKTAAAKTKVYSKYGREIYMAAKSGGTDPDGNLSLRGLIDRAKKDQVPSHVIDKAIEKAKGGAGEDYSPARYEGYGPGNCMVIVDCLTDNPNRTFGDVRLAFTKTKSKIGTPGAVAHMFDHSAIFVFKGEDEEAVLEALMDADVDVSDIEKEGGVITVFTPNTEYAKARQALVDAFEDIDFEVDEIQFLPKTTTTVEGDDIPMFEKFLDMLNELDDVQNVFHNAELPEQAE
- a CDS encoding MBL fold metallo-hydrolase, encoding MAAEPVVLFDNGNHKCLMFDSLVTGEGVQSNQFLIVDGQHEALIDPGGDLTYTPLSVAASKHMNIRDMDYVFASHQDPDIIGAIDRWIVHTRAKIVTSRLWARFLPHLVSSYVTSQLSGSVYDRIVSVPDAGANVKFGDSYLQCLPAHFMHSVGNLQFYDPVSKILFSGDLGASLGGEDDHLPVKDFDKHIPSMIGFHRRYIASKKVCRLWANMIREMDVDMIVPQHGKRFEGPEMVDRFLNWVSEMDCGIDLVTQDSYSRPVDYV
- a CDS encoding SRPBCC family protein → MAIHTIQIDEILDAPRNKVFALFADHNRFGKLLGAPVKRIKDSQYADPNGIGSVRKIGIGPVGLEETVINFEPDSLIEYTITSMSPIKNHMGRIRFDDTPEGQTRINYTITFDDIVPFTGKVVSTALEQGIRRGIKRVPQLV
- a CDS encoding AraC family transcriptional regulator translates to MTQTSQWPVPQNSIRYVVPAPIIRLLASHPLTRDLYPLAFGHYRKATGHHMHREHHSDYLLVYCTEGKAFLNVQGEPYTVEAGDLLLLPAGANHRYTADPDNPWTIHWVHYTGPLAEDFRNYMGFDGQTRIRHLGRQPRLLVDFNGLLSVRQTGFRARGLIHAANRLRQLLAAVPINADETSQDRKVELDTIHNYMREHLDERIALEQLADLAGLSPAHFATRYREQTGTSPIQHFLHLKVERACQILDTTELSFADISRRLGYDDAYYFSRLFKKVMGQSPRDYRHTARH